The genomic interval AGTGCATCACGTCCTGCACGCGCATCCTCCCCACCTGCGCGGTGAAGGCCCAGGGGTCGCGCAGCCGGGGCAGCCCGCGCCGCACGTCCCCGGCGGTCACGATGCCCACGAGGCGGCCCCCGTGCAGCACGGGCAGGCGCCGCAGGCCGAGGCGATCCATCTTCACCACGGCGGCGGGCAGGGGCTCGTGGGCGGGGACGCTCACCACCTGGGGACTCTTGACCTCCGCGACCGTCACGCTCATCGTCTGCGCCTCCTGGGGGAAGGCTCGGGCGGCGGCATTACGGGAGCGTTACCCCGCCCGGCCCCCCGAGCATACAGAGGGCCGGCCGGAAGCTTCGGGCGCTCTCCCGGCACCCCCTCCGGGGAAGGACAGGGGGGGCCGCAGGTGAACGGGTGGAAAGCGCCGGAACCGGTTTCGCGCTACCATCTGCGGCGCCTTTCGCCCCCGACCCCACCGGACGGGGCGCAGGCCCCACGCGGGGCGCCCGTCCCCGACGCCCACCTCTCCCCTCCCCCGCCCCGCGCCGGGGCTGAACCCTGCGAACGACCCATGCCCAGACACTCCCCGCCGAAGATGCCCAGATACACCGACGAGATTCCCGAGGGGCTGGCGACGGCCGATCAGCTCCGGGCCCAGGGCCTGAAGCCCGGCACCACCGCGCCGGTCGCCCTGCTGGAGTACAGGGGGCCGGGCCGCAGCGGCGTCTGCGGCCTGTTCGAGCGCGCGGCGGCGCGGCCAGCCGGGGGACGGGACGGTGTGGCCTGAGCCTGCTTTCCGGCCGGATGACGGAAGCCGGGCGGTTTCCTAGGACCCTGGCCCGGAGGGAGCCCGACCCGGGGCCTGGCCGGTCAGCCGGTAAAACGCGTGGGGGCGCCAACGCCGCACCACCGCCCGGGCGGGCGGCAGCATGTGCCAGCGGACCGGCAAGTGATCCACCACCAGGCCCATCGTCCGCTTGAACAGCATCAGGGAGGCGTGTTCCGGGGTCTCCAGCCCGTTGACGAAGGTGTGGACGCCGGGCGTGCGGCGGCACAGCATCGCCACCTCGAAGTTCAGCAGGGTGGGGAGGTTGCTCGGCAAGGCCCACGAGGCGTAGTAGACCTCCCCGGCGTACGCCACCCCGTCCACGACGTACGCGTCCCCGTACCCCCCGAGCCGCCCGTCGATCAACCCCGCCAGCACGCACCAGTGCCGCCCCCGGGCGTAGTGCCGCAGCTTGTCCGCGTAGGCTGCGCGGGAGGGCGGGGCCCGGTGCCCCGTGCGCGCGAGACTGTCCCGGACGAGCTCGTGGCCCTGCTCAGCGAGCAGCCCCAGGTCGGTCAGTTGCACCAGACGCACCCGCTGGCGGGCCCCCCGCAGGCAACTGCGCCGCCGCCGCTGGAGACTGAACTCGTCGTAGCGGGCGAGGTCGGGCGGGCGAATGATCGGGAGCGTCCCGTTGGCGGCGCCCGCGTCCCCGGGGCGCAGCACCGCCCGGTGCCCCCAGCCCCAGGGGGGCGCCGCCCGCGCCTCGTCCAGACTCAGGCGGCGGAGCAGATGTACGGGCTGGTAAAAGCCCCGGGCGCCCACCTGCTCCCAGTGCACCCCGCCGCGCAGCACGACCTGCGCCCCCTCGGCGCGGCGCGCGGCGGCGAATTCGGCCTCCGTGACGGACACGAGGGCGGCCTCGGCGATGTCCCTCATCGCTTCTCCTTCAGCCCGCCGGACCCCGCGGGGGGGCCATCTTGCGGGCCGTGACCTAGAGCGTCGGCCGGGGCGGCGCGGCCTGCCCGATCAGCCGGTAGTACGAGTTGGGGCGCCGACTCTGGACCAGGGCCCGCACGGGGGGCAGCATGTGCCAGCGCAGCGGCAGGTGGTCCACGACGAACCCCATCGCCCGCTTGAACTGCATGACCCGGGGGGCCTCGGGGGTCTCCAGCCCGCTCACGTAGGTGTGGACGCCCGGGGTGCGGCGGGCCAGCATGACGAATTCGAAATTCAGCAGGGTGGCGATGTTGCTGGGCACCGCCCACGCGGCGGAGTAGCTGTCCTGAGCGTACGCCACCCCGTCCACGACGTACCCGTCGATGTAGCCCCCCAGCCGCCCGTCGATCAGCCCCGCGAGCACGCACCAGTGCCGTCCCCGGTCGTATCGCCGCAGGCCGCTCAGGTACGCCTCCCGGGAGGGCGGGGCGCGGTGCCCGGTGCGGGTGAGGGTGTCGGTGACGACCGCGTGGCCCTCCTCGGCGAGCCGCTCCGAGCCCGTGAGCTGCACCACGCGCACCTGCTGGCGGGCCCCCCGCAGGTAGTTGCGCCGCCGCCGCTGAAGGCTGACCTCGTCGTAGCGGGCCAGGTCGGGCGGGCGAACGACGGGCAGGGTGCCGTTGGCGGCGCCCGCGTCCTCGGGGCGCAGCACCGCCCGGTGGCCCCAGGACCAGCGCGGCGCCGCCCGCGCCTCGTCCAGACTCAGGCGGCGGAGCAGATGCACGGGCTGGTAAAAGCCCGGCGCGCCCATCCGCACCCAGGCCACCCCGCCCTGGAACACCACCCGCGCGCCCTCGGCCCGGCGGGCAGCGGCGAGTTCGGCCTCCGTGACGGGGACGAATGCGGCCTCGGCCAACTCTCTCATCGTTCCTCCTCATGGGCCGGGGCTCCTGGCGGCCCGGCGATTGGCGACGGCGGCCTAGCGGCTGGCCTCCCGCACGACGCCCTCCACCACGTCGGCGACCTGCTCCAGGTCCTCCGGCGTGAGGGTCGGGTGCACGGGGAACATCAGGGAGGTCTCGCCGAGGTCCCGGGCGACGGGGAGGCGGGTGCGCGGACCCAGCCCGGCCCGCACGAAGGCCTGTTCGAGGTAGATCTCCGAACACGACCCGCTGAAGCACGGCACCCCGCGCGCCGTGACCTCGGTCATGAGGCGGTCGCGCGACCAGCCCCCTTGCAGGCGATCCGGGCGCACGTAGGCGTAGAACTTGTACTGCGCGTGCTCCATCCCGGCGGGGACCTCGGGCACGCGCAGGGCGTCCAGGGCCCGGAAACGCCGCGCGAGCACCGCCGCGTTCTCCCGGCGCCGCCGCGACCACTCGGGCAGCTTGCGCAGTTGCAGGCGACCGATGGCGGCCTGCACCTCCAGCATCCGCCAGTTGGTGCCGAACGACTCGTGCAGCCAGCGGAAGCCCGGCGGGTGCTCGCGCTCGTACACCGCCGCATAGCTCTTGCCGTGGTCCTTAAACGCCCACGCCTTTTTCCACACGTCCTCGTCGTTCGTGACGATCAGGCCGCCCTCGCCGCCCGTCGTGATGATCTTGTCCTGGCAGAACGAAAAGCAGCCCACGTCGCCGAAGGTGCCCACCGGGCGGCCCCGGTAGGTCGCCCCGTGCGCCTGGGCGCAGTCCTCGATCACGAACAGCCCGTGCTCGCGCGCCAGGTCGAGGATCGGGCCCATCTCGCAGGGCCAGCCCGCGAGGTGCACGGCGATGATCGCCCGGGTGCGCGGCGTGATCACCCGCGCGACGGTCTCGGCGGTCAGGTTGCCGCTGTCCGGGTCCACGTCGGCGAGGACGGGCACGGCGCCGCGCATCACCGCCGCGCTCGCCGAGGCGATAAAGGTGCGCGGCGTCGTGACCACCTCGTCCCCCGCGCCCACCCCGAGGGCGTACAGCGCCAGTTCGAGCGCCACCGTCCCGTTGTGCAGCGCGACCGCGTGGCGCATCCCCAGCGCCCCGGCGTACTCCCGCTCGAACTCCCGGCCCTCGGTGCCGGTCCAGTAGTTCACCCGGCCGGAGGCGAGCACCCGCGTCACCGCCTGGGTCTCGTCTTCCCCGAAGGAGGGCCACGGGGCGAACGGCCGCTCGGTCCTGTTCCTGGTGCTGGCTGTCATAAGACCTCCCCTCGTCTTTCCCTGCGACCCTTCCGACCCTGCCGCTCACAGGGAGACGGACGGCCGGACCGGGCGGCGGTAGCCCGGAAAGAACCCCGCGCCCCCGCTCGGTACCCCCCGGCGCTCACACAGGGCGCGGTACCGCGGCCCGTCCACCACCCATTTCCACAGCCGAAAGACGTGAAACCGCTTGGAAAAGCCCGCCTTGAAATGGAAGAGCGAGTCCTCCTCTCCGCCCAGGCCGCCGCCGAGATGAAACACCCCGGCCCGGCGTTCCCCCGCCCACAGCCGCACCGTGTCGAACAGCAGCTTCGTGGGCGCCAGCCTCAGGAACTCACAGCGGGTGCCGCCGAGGTGGTACTGAACGATGCCCCGCGAGCGGGTAAAGATTCCGGCGCAGATCATCCGCCCCTCCAGAAAGCAGCCGAACAGGTGGGCCTCGTAGTCCCCGGCCCCGAACAGGCGGTCGAAGTAGCGCCGGTCGAAGAAGTAGCCCGGGCCCGCCCCGACCCGCCGCATGGTGTCGTGGTAGATCTCCATGAAGTCGTCGGTGAACCCCCCGGGCGAGATCTCGCGGCACTCCACCCCCGCCCGCCTCAGGCGGTTGATGCCCGTCCGGTGGTTTTCCCGGTAGAGCGAGCGCTGCCGCTCCGGGGACGTGGACAGGTCGATGGAGACCGTCCGGCCCACGTCATGGACCTCGCCCAGCCCCGCGAGCACGTGGTGGTTGTTCAGCAGGGGATGGAGCCGCGAGAAGACGGCGACCACCCGCTGGTCGGTGAAGAAGTCCGTCAGGTCGGCGTGGAAGCGCGCGTGGTCCCGGTCCGTCAGGCGCTCGAAATTCGCCACCGGACCGGCGTAGCCGTACACCGAGGTCACGTCACGCCAGTCGGGGCGTCCCGCCCCCGGCGGGTCCACCGGGCGCAGGAGGACCGGCAGCAGGATGCGCGACTCGCCCTCCCCCGAGCACAGGAGGTAGCCCTGTTCGCCCTCCTGAAGCACGTTCTCGGTGTAATCGGCGGTGTGGTACACGTCGTACTCGACCGTGGAGAGCGCCGCTCTCCAGGCCGCCTTGTCGCTCAGGCCGATCACCTGCATGGACCGTTCCTCAACGCCCTTTCCGGGGCCGGGCGCCTGACCTGCCCATCCTACTTCGTCCCGGCCTTCGAGGCGCTGGGCTGGAGGGCGGGCCTGCGCCCGGCCCCCGCGCCCGCCCGCCCGGACGCGGCGGGAAGCTGGTAGGTCTGCCCGTCCTCCACCAGCGACTGCAAGATCGCGTCGTTCACGAGGGTGTACTTGACCCCGCCGATCTCGATGTAGGCCCCGGTGTAGGGGGGAAACCAGAAGGCGCGGACCTTGCGCCCCACGTCGTCACCCTCCTCCACCCGTTTCATCGCCTCCATCTGGGCCCGCGAGACGTACCGGCCACCCTCGTTGCTCTCGGAGGGGAGCAGGCCGAACCTCAGCACCCGCCTCATCACCTTTTTGTAGAGCGCGAGCATGAACGCCTGGCTCTTGGCCTCCAGGGTGAGGGCCGTCTCCTCCTCGGAGTCGATGCTGAAGGAAAACCGCTCGATGATCCGGCCCGTGTCGATGCCCCGGTCGATGTAGTGGGCGGTCACCGACCACGCGTCGAGGGCGTCGAGGATCGCCAGGTTGTACCCGGCCGTTCCCTTGTACTCGGGCAGCGGGGCGGGGTGAAAGTTGACGATCCCGGAGCGGGGGTGGCCCAGCAGCGGGGGCTTGATCTTTTTCCAGTAGACGAACGAGACGGCCACGTCGAGGTCCAGCAGGCCGTCCCCGATCAACCGGCAGACCTCCTCGAGGCTGAACAGCGGAAGGC from Deinococcus aestuarii carries:
- a CDS encoding DegT/DnrJ/EryC1/StrS family aminotransferase, which encodes MTASTRNRTERPFAPWPSFGEDETQAVTRVLASGRVNYWTGTEGREFEREYAGALGMRHAVALHNGTVALELALYALGVGAGDEVVTTPRTFIASASAAVMRGAVPVLADVDPDSGNLTAETVARVITPRTRAIIAVHLAGWPCEMGPILDLAREHGLFVIEDCAQAHGATYRGRPVGTFGDVGCFSFCQDKIITTGGEGGLIVTNDEDVWKKAWAFKDHGKSYAAVYEREHPPGFRWLHESFGTNWRMLEVQAAIGRLQLRKLPEWSRRRRENAAVLARRFRALDALRVPEVPAGMEHAQYKFYAYVRPDRLQGGWSRDRLMTEVTARGVPCFSGSCSEIYLEQAFVRAGLGPRTRLPVARDLGETSLMFPVHPTLTPEDLEQVADVVEGVVREASR
- a CDS encoding GNAT family N-acetyltransferase, with product MQVIGLSDKAAWRAALSTVEYDVYHTADYTENVLQEGEQGYLLCSGEGESRILLPVLLRPVDPPGAGRPDWRDVTSVYGYAGPVANFERLTDRDHARFHADLTDFFTDQRVVAVFSRLHPLLNNHHVLAGLGEVHDVGRTVSIDLSTSPERQRSLYRENHRTGINRLRRAGVECREISPGGFTDDFMEIYHDTMRRVGAGPGYFFDRRYFDRLFGAGDYEAHLFGCFLEGRMICAGIFTRSRGIVQYHLGGTRCEFLRLAPTKLLFDTVRLWAGERRAGVFHLGGGLGGEEDSLFHFKAGFSKRFHVFRLWKWVVDGPRYRALCERRGVPSGGAGFFPGYRRPVRPSVSL
- a CDS encoding formyltransferase family protein; the protein is MKMLFMGRKPAAARALEWSVANGFEVVGVVTDSHIANSPTAAVAAGLGLPLFSLEEVCRLIGDGLLDLDVAVSFVYWKKIKPPLLGHPRSGIVNFHPAPLPEYKGTAGYNLAILDALDAWSVTAHYIDRGIDTGRIIERFSFSIDSEEETALTLEAKSQAFMLALYKKVMRRVLRFGLLPSESNEGGRYVSRAQMEAMKRVEEGDDVGRKVRAFWFPPYTGAYIEIGGVKYTLVNDAILQSLVEDGQTYQLPAASGRAGAGAGRRPALQPSASKAGTK